Part of the Natrialbaceae archaeon AArc-T1-2 genome, CTCACAGGAGGTGCCGCTGGCGACGACGAGCCGATCCCCGGCCTCGGGTGCGGTGAGCTGCTCGCGAAGGCGCTCGCCGACGTCCATGCTCAACTCGTAGTACGCTCGCTTGTAGCCGAAGCTGCCGGCCATCCCACAGCACTCGACGTCGCTCGCTATCACGTCGTAGCCGAGCCGTTCGAGGACGGCAGTCGTATAGACCTCGAGTCCGAGCGTTCGCTGCTGGCAGTGGGCGTGATATGCGAGATCCTCGCTGCCGGTTCGGAGCGTCGACGGATCGGCCCCGTTTTCGAGCAGGCCGTAGACGTACTCGAGGACCTCGTAGCTGCCGTCCCGGAGCCGTTCGTACGAGCGTTCGGGGAGCAGTTTCTCGTACTCCCGGTGGAAGGCCGCGAGGTCAGAGGGTTCGATTACGACGACGTCACGACCCGCGTCGAGGTGTTCGGCGAGTGCGGCGTAGACGTCACTCGCCCGGTCGTCGGCGGTGGCGATCATCCCCTGGGAGAGTGGGGCGCGACCGCTCTCGGGAACGGCAGGAATCCGGACGTGGACGCCGAGTGCCTCGAGAACGCGGACGGCGGCTCTCCCGCGGTCGACGTCGACGTAGTTGGTGTAGACGTCCGGATAAAGCACGACCTGACGGTCGGCGTCGGCCGGCGAGATTCGAGAGCCACCCCGGGACCGGAACCAGTCTCGCAGCGTCTCGCGTTCGAACTCGGGAAGCGGCCGACGGCTATCGATTCCGACGACGCGCTCGAGGCCGCGTCGGACGGGACCCAGGTCGGCGAGCCAGTTAGAGACGGGCGCGGTCGCGCTTGCGAGTTTCGCGAGCGTCTCGTAGTTGCCGAACAGCCGTTTCTCGAGGTCGATCCCGCCAGGCTCGGCGTCGGGAACCAGCTCGTCGTAGACGAACTCGAACTGGCCGGCGTCACCCGCTCGGTTGAGCCGGTCGCGCACGACGGTGTTGATCCAGGGGACGTCGATCTTCACCGGGCAGGCCTCGACACACCGACTACAGCCCGTACAGAGGTCGTTGAACTCGGCTGCGGAGTCGTAGCCGTAGACGCCGGCCTCCCAGCCGGTCGCGATGCCGCCGGTGTAGGTCTCCCCGCCGAAGGCGTGACCGCCGACGGACTGGAAGTTCGCACACGAGTTCGCACACGCCGAACACCGGATGCAGTACAGCGTCTCCCGGAGTTCGTCGTCTTCGCGCATCGCCATGCGGCCGTTGTCGATCAACACGAGGTGAACGTCCCGCTCGTCCTCGCGGTCTGTGAAGGGACGGTTGGGCTCGGAGACGTCGACGACGGGCGAGTCGACCGGCGGTGTCAGCAAGGAGACGTAGGAGGTCATCTCCTGGCCCGTCCCCGACCGGGCGAGCAACTCGAGAAACGGTGTGAGATCCTCGACCGAGGGAATGATCTTCTCGACGCCGGCGACCGCGACGTGGGTGTCGGGGACAACGGCAGTTTTGCGGGCGTTGCCCTCGCTCGTGACCAGCGCGATCGTCCCCGAATCGGCCGTGACGAAGTTCGCACCGGTCATCCCGACGTCGGCCTCCCGGATCTGCTCGCCCAGTTTCTCCCGGGCGAAGGCGGTCAGCTCCTGGGCGGTCTCGAGTGGCTCCTCGGGGTCGAACTCGGCGTTGAACAGGCGGGCGATCTCGGCTTCGGACCTGTGGATCGCCGGTGCGATGATGTGTGAGGGCGACTCCTCGGCGACCTGGATCACCCACTCTCCGAGATCCGTCTCGACGACTTCGACGCCGTCTCCCTCGAGTGCCGCGTTGACCTCGAGTTCCTCGCTGGTCATCGATTTCGACTTGACGACGCGGTCGGCGTCTTTTTCGCTCGCGACCGCCCGAATGTAGCGATTGGCGTCTGCCGCATCGTCGGCGAGATACACCGTCCCGCCGTTTGCCTCGACGGTTTCGGTGACCTCCTCGATCAGCTCCGGCAGTCGCTCGATGGCATCCTCCTTGATCGCTCTGGCTTCGTCTTTCAGTTCCTCGTAGTCCTCGAGGTCGGCTACCGCCTCGTATCGCCGTCGGTTGAACGCCTGAGTGTTTTCCTCGACAGCCTCGCCCTCGGTCTCGAGCAGGTGTCGGATGCGTTCGGCGCTCGCTTCGCGTGCGTCGCCGCTCATGATTCGCCCCCGTCCTCGAGCAAGACGACGTGGACCGTCTTCGGACCGTGTGCGCCCCGGACGAGCGCGCCCATGTCGGCGGTCGCGCTCGGTCCGGTCGCGACGATCGCGCTCTCACCGTCGCGCAACAGCGGTGCGAGCCGTTCGATCGCCGTCGGCACGTCCGCGACGAGATCCCGTTCGTGCAAGACGGCGACGTGTCGCTCCGGAAAGAGACTGACCTGTTCGCTCCCGTCGGGCCTCGCAGGGAGGACGACGCTGCCGTAGTCGGCGATTCCGAGCGAGGCGGCAGTGACGCCCGTGGTCGCCGCCTCGAGGGTCGCCGGGGTCGGCGCGTCGTCGATCCACTCGGGCAGCGAGACGCCCTCGAACGGGAGTGCCGTGCCGACTGCAGGGTCGCGGACGACCGTCTCGAGGACGTCCCCAATCTCCTTGGCATCGGTCCGCGTGAGCGGGACGTCCAGTTCGGCGAGCGACGACGCGAACTGCTCGGTCGTCGCTGAGTCGACGTTCATGTGCCTTTCTTCGAGGCAGAACATTTCACTGTTGGCCTGCGTCGGCCGCCGCCGGAACTCGAACGGCTCGCACTCGTCGGTATCAGTCGTTAGCCCGCGATCGATTCCGCAACGTCGGTACCACCATCGTCTTCGTCGTCGTCATCCTCGGCTGCTCCGTCATCTTCGTCGTCATCTCCGGCTTCTGTGCCGCCATCACCGTCTCCCTCCTCGGGAGCGTCGACGATGTCGATCTCCTCGGGTTCGATCGAAACCGACTCGCCCTCGACGACGTCGGTTTCGCTCACCGCGGTTTCGTCGACGAGTTGCTGCTCGTCGCCGTCGACGACGATCGTGTACTCACCGGTCGCCTCGACGCTACTGTCCGTGTAGCCGTCGTCGACGCCGAGTTCGTCGTCCGTCGCGTACGGGACGGTGAGTTCGAACGAGCCGTCGTCCTCGAGTTCGCCCGTCTGCTCGTAGACGAACGTTCGACCGGGTGCCGTCTCGAGTTCGACCATCGCAGTCACCGTGGCGTTCTCGTCGATCTCGTCAGGGTCGACGGTGCCCGTAAGCGCCGCGCCCTCGACGCGTTCGAACGTCTTCACCGTCGAGATCACCTCTCCGTCCCAGATCGGGATTCCAAGCTGCTGGAACAGCTCGTCGTCGGCTTCCGCCTGTTCGAGTGCGGACTGGACACCTTGGGTCTCGTTGCCCCACGCCGACTCCAGCCCGAGATGACGGAACGGCAGCGAGTACTGTGCGGTTGGCATCCCGGTTCGTGGGTTTACCATCCCGCCGACGACCGCGTAGTCGTCGTTCTCGTGGACCAGCCGGTAGTGTTCCAGTTCGCTCGCGTCCTCGAGATACAGCGAGGCGAGCATCGTGTCGTGGTAAGCCTCGCTCGAGGCCGGAACGGGCTCGCCCTGGTACTCCCGCTGTTCGACGTACGTCTCGTACTCCGGTCCGGTCCACTCGGTGATCGCGCTGAACTTCCCGCCGGCCATCTCGTGATCGATCATCACGTATCGCAGCTCCTCCTCGAGGTCGCTCTCGGCGACGGCCGCCTCGAGGGCGGCCTCGTCTGCCTCGTGGTCCGGCGACTCGCCGGCTGCGACCGCGTCGAGGTAGAGCTCGCCTTGCCCTTCGTCCTGGGCCGTAAAGAACGCCGCCGAGGAGCGGGCGTTCGACTGGAACGG contains:
- a CDS encoding LUD domain-containing protein; its protein translation is MSGDAREASAERIRHLLETEGEAVEENTQAFNRRRYEAVADLEDYEELKDEARAIKEDAIERLPELIEEVTETVEANGGTVYLADDAADANRYIRAVASEKDADRVVKSKSMTSEELEVNAALEGDGVEVVETDLGEWVIQVAEESPSHIIAPAIHRSEAEIARLFNAEFDPEEPLETAQELTAFAREKLGEQIREADVGMTGANFVTADSGTIALVTSEGNARKTAVVPDTHVAVAGVEKIIPSVEDLTPFLELLARSGTGQEMTSYVSLLTPPVDSPVVDVSEPNRPFTDREDERDVHLVLIDNGRMAMREDDELRETLYCIRCSACANSCANFQSVGGHAFGGETYTGGIATGWEAGVYGYDSAAEFNDLCTGCSRCVEACPVKIDVPWINTVVRDRLNRAGDAGQFEFVYDELVPDAEPGGIDLEKRLFGNYETLAKLASATAPVSNWLADLGPVRRGLERVVGIDSRRPLPEFERETLRDWFRSRGGSRISPADADRQVVLYPDVYTNYVDVDRGRAAVRVLEALGVHVRIPAVPESGRAPLSQGMIATADDRASDVYAALAEHLDAGRDVVVIEPSDLAAFHREYEKLLPERSYERLRDGSYEVLEYVYGLLENGADPSTLRTGSEDLAYHAHCQQRTLGLEVYTTAVLERLGYDVIASDVECCGMAGSFGYKRAYYELSMDVGERLREQLTAPEAGDRLVVASGTSCEDQLAALLERTPRHPLEVIDPAAPATLES
- a CDS encoding LUD domain-containing protein, whose translation is MNVDSATTEQFASSLAELDVPLTRTDAKEIGDVLETVVRDPAVGTALPFEGVSLPEWIDDAPTPATLEAATTGVTAASLGIADYGSVVLPARPDGSEQVSLFPERHVAVLHERDLVADVPTAIERLAPLLRDGESAIVATGPSATADMGALVRGAHGPKTVHVVLLEDGGES